One Festucalex cinctus isolate MCC-2025b chromosome 1, RoL_Fcin_1.0, whole genome shotgun sequence genomic region harbors:
- the dxo gene encoding decapping and exoribonuclease protein isoform X3, translating to MNQHRSHNSSFQHQRQTCKRWRDDNEQNDRGHKFSKPNHQQHYSGPSARQTSPSTQTLSTSRELYERDFPLYKQPVEVGSFSLDSERRFFNDSRQMRYYSEPEKSPHFDLRDGYRDRYIKRDESVKEKLDHILRWILANKLKLTRKADASSSSGFDVDVVTWRGHLTKLLTTPYETREGWLLAVTRFKGTLYISEVETDAARRDRENRTGRHQEMMYWGYKFEQYICADKIDSSPDSSGVVNTNEAFCTVVQTRLSDHRLLFSGEVDCRDKDPDAPAPPACYVELKTSAEICTPKQRSNFHRFKLLKWWAQSFLPGVPRIVAGFRDDDGVVVSVETFHISKISRLIKAEDKCWRPTVCMNFCSDFLSFVKRVATEDNPHVVYLFCWNPRCDVTYTVHRDSPCSFLPDCVI from the exons ATGAACCAGCACCGCTCCCACAATTCCAGCTTCCAGCACCAGCGGCAAACATGCAAGAGATGGAGAGATGATAATGAACAAAATGACAGAGGACATAAATTTTCCAAACCAAACCACCAGCAGCACTACTCGGGGCCATCAGCTCGGCAAACATCACCAAGCACTCAAACTTTGAGCACCAGCAGGGAGCTTTACGAAAGAGACTTCCCCCTGTATAAGCAGCCTGTTGAAGTGGGTTCCTTTTCCCTGGACTCCGAGCGCAGATTCTTCAATGACAGCAGGCAAATGCGGTACTATTCGGAACCTGAGAAAAGTCCACATTTTGACCTGAGGGATGGATATAGGGATCGTTATATAAAGAGGGACGAAAGTGTGAAGGAAAAGCTGGACCACATCCTCCGATGGATCTTGGCCAACAAACTGAAGCTCACGCGGAAGGCGGATGCGTCGTCTTCATC AGGTTTCGATGTCGATGTTGTGACGTGGCGAGGCCATTTGACCAAACTTCTGACCACACCGTATGAGACACGGGAGGGCTGGTTGCTGGCCGTCACCCGGTTCAAGGGGACCCTTTACATCAGCGAGGTGGAAACGGACGCCGCTCGCCGGGATCGAGAGAATCGCACTGGCAGGCACCAAGAGATGATGTACTGGGGGTACAAGTTTGAGCAGTATATATGCGCAG ACAAAATTGACAGCTCCCCTGATTCGAGTGGCGTGGTCAACACCAACGAGGCCTTCTGCACCGTGGTCCAAACTCGTCTCTCGGATCACAGGCTGCTCTTCTCCGGCGAGGTGGACTGCCGGGATAAAGATCCGGACGCTCCGGCTCCTCCCGCCTGCTATGTGGAGCTCAAGACGTCCGCAGAGATCTGTACCCCCAAACAACGAAGCAACTTTCATAG GTTTAAGCTGCTCAAGTGGTGGGCACAGTCCTTCCTCCCCGGAGTCCCTCGCATCGTGGCGGGCTTCCGGGATGATGACGGCGTTGTCGTCTCCGTGGAGACCTTTCACATCTCCAAGATTTCACGGCTCATTAAG GCCGAGGACAAGTGTTGGAGGCCAACAGTCTGCATGAACTTCTGCAGCGACTTCCTGTCTTTTGTCAAGCGTGTGGCGACCGAAGACAATCCTCA TGTGGTCTATCTGTTCTGCTGGAACCCTCGCTGTGACGTGACCTACACTGTCCACAGGGACTCACCTTGTTCTTTCCTGCCAGATTG tGTCATCTAA
- the dxo gene encoding decapping and exoribonuclease protein isoform X2, whose product MNQHRSHNSSFQHQRQTCKRWRDDNEQNDRGHKFSKPNHQQHYSGPSARQTSPSTQTLSTSRELYERDFPLYKQPVEVGSFSLDSERRFFNDSRQMRYYSEPEKSPHFDLRDGYRDRYIKRDESVKEKLDHILRWILANKLKLTRKADASSSSGFDVDVVTWRGHLTKLLTTPYETREGWLLAVTRFKGTLYISEVETDAARRDRENRTGRHQEMMYWGYKFEQYICADKIDSSPDSSGVVNTNEAFCTVVQTRLSDHRLLFSGEVDCRDKDPDAPAPPACYVELKTSAEICTPKQRSNFHRFKLLKWWAQSFLPGVPRIVAGFRDDDGVVVSVETFHISKISRLIKAEDKCWRPTVCMNFCSDFLSFVKRVATEDNPHVVYLFCWNPRCDVTYTVHRDSPCSFLPDWYVKEMS is encoded by the exons ATGAACCAGCACCGCTCCCACAATTCCAGCTTCCAGCACCAGCGGCAAACATGCAAGAGATGGAGAGATGATAATGAACAAAATGACAGAGGACATAAATTTTCCAAACCAAACCACCAGCAGCACTACTCGGGGCCATCAGCTCGGCAAACATCACCAAGCACTCAAACTTTGAGCACCAGCAGGGAGCTTTACGAAAGAGACTTCCCCCTGTATAAGCAGCCTGTTGAAGTGGGTTCCTTTTCCCTGGACTCCGAGCGCAGATTCTTCAATGACAGCAGGCAAATGCGGTACTATTCGGAACCTGAGAAAAGTCCACATTTTGACCTGAGGGATGGATATAGGGATCGTTATATAAAGAGGGACGAAAGTGTGAAGGAAAAGCTGGACCACATCCTCCGATGGATCTTGGCCAACAAACTGAAGCTCACGCGGAAGGCGGATGCGTCGTCTTCATC AGGTTTCGATGTCGATGTTGTGACGTGGCGAGGCCATTTGACCAAACTTCTGACCACACCGTATGAGACACGGGAGGGCTGGTTGCTGGCCGTCACCCGGTTCAAGGGGACCCTTTACATCAGCGAGGTGGAAACGGACGCCGCTCGCCGGGATCGAGAGAATCGCACTGGCAGGCACCAAGAGATGATGTACTGGGGGTACAAGTTTGAGCAGTATATATGCGCAG ACAAAATTGACAGCTCCCCTGATTCGAGTGGCGTGGTCAACACCAACGAGGCCTTCTGCACCGTGGTCCAAACTCGTCTCTCGGATCACAGGCTGCTCTTCTCCGGCGAGGTGGACTGCCGGGATAAAGATCCGGACGCTCCGGCTCCTCCCGCCTGCTATGTGGAGCTCAAGACGTCCGCAGAGATCTGTACCCCCAAACAACGAAGCAACTTTCATAG GTTTAAGCTGCTCAAGTGGTGGGCACAGTCCTTCCTCCCCGGAGTCCCTCGCATCGTGGCGGGCTTCCGGGATGATGACGGCGTTGTCGTCTCCGTGGAGACCTTTCACATCTCCAAGATTTCACGGCTCATTAAG GCCGAGGACAAGTGTTGGAGGCCAACAGTCTGCATGAACTTCTGCAGCGACTTCCTGTCTTTTGTCAAGCGTGTGGCGACCGAAGACAATCCTCA TGTGGTCTATCTGTTCTGCTGGAACCCTCGCTGTGACGTGACCTACACTGTCCACAGGGACTCACCTTGTTCTTTCCTGCCAGATTGGTACGTGAAGGAAATGAGCTAA
- the slc25a17l gene encoding peroxisomal membrane protein PMP34 isoform X1: MSTNGSSPVGLLSYETLVHAVAGALGSVTAMTTFFPLDTAKSRLQVDESRKSKSTPVILAEIAQEEGVLALYRGWFPVISSLCCSNFVYFYTFNTLKRLTAVGPQQSRLGKDLLMGIISGAVNVILTTPMWVVNTRLKLQGAKFRNEDLHQTHYKGIFDAFSQIIASEGVETLWNGTLPSLILVLNPAVQFMFYESMKRRAGKGGRKISSVEIFLIGAVAKAIATTATYPLQTVQAILRFGQYKGDGKGGLMGSLANIFSLLLERIQKHGVLGLYKGLEAKLLQTVLTAALMFVVYEKITAATFKLMGLHRKLKQPPQLCWELTEDCLRSPHA; the protein is encoded by the exons ATGTCCACTAATGGAAGCTCACCGGTCGGCCTGCTGTCTTACGAGACTCTGGTCCACGCTGTGGCAGGTGCATTG GGCAGCGTGACAGCGATGACCACCTTTTTCCCTTTGGACACAGCTAAAAGTCGTCTACAGG ttgATGAAAGTAGAAAGTCCAAATCCACCCCAGTCATCCTGGCTGAGATAGCTCAGGAAGAAGGCGT ACTGGCTTTGTACAGAGGCTGGTTCCCGGTCATCTCCAGCCTCTGCTGCTCCAACTTTGTCTACTTCTACACTTTCAACACACTGAAGAGGCTGACGGCCGTAGGGCCACAGCAGTCGAGACTCGGCAAAGACCTGCTCATGGGCATCATATCAG GGGCTGTGAATGTGATACTTACCACGCCAATGTGGGTGGTCAACACTCGTCTGAAGCTCCAGGGGGCCAAATTTAGAAATGAGGACCTTCATCAGACGCACTACAAGGGCATTTTTG ATGCATTCTCCCAGATTATAGCGAGCGAGGGGGTGGAGACGCTGTGGAACGGCACACTGCCCTCACTCATCCTCGTcttaaacccagctgtgcagtTCATGTTCTATGAATCCATGAAGAGGAGGGCGGGGAAAGGAGGCAGGAAG ATATCATCTGTGGAGATCTTCCTGATCGGAGCTGTTGCCAAAGCCATCGCAACCACTGCCACATATCCACTGCAGACAGTTCAAGCCATACTCAGG TTTGGCCAGTACAAAGGTGATGGAAAGGGCGGCCTGATGGGAAGTCTGGCAAACATTTTCTCCTTGCTGTTGGAAAGAATTCA AAAGCACGGTGTTCTGGGGCTGTACAAAGGCCTGGAGGCCAAACTGCTTCAGACGGTGCTGACAGCTGCCCTTATGTTCGTCGTGTACGAGAAGATCACCGCCGCTACCTTCAAGCTCATGGGCCTGCACAGGAAGCTCAAGCA GCCACCACAACTATGCTGGGAACTTACTGAGGATTGTCTTCGGTCGCCACACGCTTGA
- the LOC144026506 gene encoding winged helix repair factor 1-like, which translates to MNRKRALISDIFKVKKSRTAAEKFGIKSDEQGPTDVRASLEYLMTLFPRKLFNDTLPQIVLKHQLYSIHHDKTLVDKEVNKLREDGQLLMFQLGFDAEAFGLVFTSDYKAKVLAGEEGRETRGTVDKFLDKVLSPCTDLSFNKDQMIREFLFTDGEITQLVKAGVLTVRDAGSWWLSIPNSGRFTKYFIQGRKGVLGMVKKSRYGEALQTEIEGRRTTSQVKFHIKYHIHDLVGAELVESIPTTSGTLLRFVDS; encoded by the exons ATGAACAGGAAACGAGCTCTGATTTCAGACATTTTCAAGGTGAAAAAGAGCCGAACTGCCGCCGAGAAGTTTGGTATCAAGAGTGACGAACAAG GTCCGACTGATGTCCGAGCTAGCCTGGAGTACCTCATGACGCTGTTCCCCAGAAAGCTTTTCAATGACACCTTGCCTCAAATTGTACTGAAGCACCAATTGTACAGCATTCACCATGACAAAACTCTGGTGGACAAAGAAGTG AATAAGCTGCGCGAGGACGGGCAGCTGCTCATGTTCCAGCTCGGCTTCGACGCGGAGGCATTCGGACTGGTTTTCACTTCAGACTACAAGGCCAAAGTGTTGGCCGGAGAGGAGGGCAGAGAGACCCGAGGGACCGTGGACAAGTTCTTGGACAAAGTGTTGTCGCCTTGCACGGATCTGAGTTTCAACAAAGACCAGATGATCAGGGAGTTCCTCTTCACGGATGGTGAAATCAC GCAGCTTGTGAAGGCCGGGGTCTTGACTGTGAGGGACGCCGGCAGCTGGTGGCTCTCCATTCCCAACTCTGGCAGATTCACCAAGTACTTCATACAAG GTCGTAAAGGCGTGCTGGGCATGGTGAAGAAGTCCAGGTACGGGGAAGCGTTACAGACCGAGATTGAGGGGCGGCGGACAACCTCACAAGTGAAATTCCACATCAAGTACCACATCCACGATCTTGTCGGCGCCGAGCTGGTGGAAAG CATACCGACAACTTCAGGGACTTTGCTACGATTTGTTGACTCCTGA
- the anks4b gene encoding ankyrin repeat and SAM domain-containing protein 4B isoform X1, with protein MLRMPHGDDMRTAMSRYHKAAIDGYLDLLKEATRKDLNSPDEDGMTPTLLAAFHGHVDALQLICSRGGDPNRSDIWGNTPLHHAAANGHMNILSFLVSFDANLFALDNELHTAMDVAASRDRMECVRFLDVATSQQTNQNPKRVARLKKEANKEAEKRVKLCEKVKRRHQSKMDKMYRGADTAGSASEASDTSALSSVGSVTGVNEQFSKLIASEKSGSLTARLKGTLQKSLGRKEKDTLQRSTADSNVIFLKQEDAASENPQFLDVFNEQDERMLEDEDEAGYGDDEVKQSIFNRPGLGGLIFMKRMSLETDDVATGNNENLGYLVQGEEESSALEGNPDAEVPWEQDDLGLDDDEEETSPLDAFLSSISLTEFALAFTREHLDLDALMLCCDEDLKSIRIQLGPRKKILEAVARRKNALERPGAMGDSCL; from the exons ATGTTAAGGATGCCACACGGTGACGATATG AGGACAGCCATGTCTCGGTACCACAAGGCAGCCATAGACGGTTACCTGGACCTTTTGAAGGAGGCCACCAGGAAGGACCTGAATTCTCCGGACGAAGATGGCATGACGCCCACGCTGCTGGCTGCTTTTCATGGACATGTGGATGCGCTTCAGCTCATATGCAGCAGAGG GGGAGACCCCAACAGAAGTGACATCTGGGGAAACACGCCGCTGCACCACGCCGCCGCCAACGGCCACATGAACATCCTCAGCTTCCTCGTCAGTTTCGACGCCAACCTGTTCGCCCTGGACAACGAGCTGCACACGGCGATGGACGTGGCTGCCTCGCGGGACCGCATGGAATGTGTGCGCTTCCTGGACGTCGCCACCTCCCAGCAGACCAACCAGAACCCAAAAAGGGTTGCCAGGTTAAAGAAAGAGGCCAACAAAGAAGCGGAGAAACGGGTGAAACTTTGCGAGAAGGTGAAGAGGCGACACCAAAGCAAGATGGATAAGATGTACCGCGGGGCGGACACTGCTGGGTCTGCTTCAGAGGCCAGCGACACGTCGGCCTTGTCTAGCGTCGGCTCCGTGACTGGAGTCAACGAGCAGTTCTCCAAGCTTATCGCCTCCGAAAAATCCGGCTCACTGACAGCCAGGTTGAAAGGCACACTGCAAAAGAGCCTTGGCAGGAAAGAAAAGGACACTCTTCAGAGATCTACAGCAGATAGCAACGTCATTTTCCTCAAGCAGGAGGATGCGGCGTCAGAGAATCCGCAGTTTTTGGATGTTTTCAACGAGCAGGACGAGAGGATGCTGGAAGATGAAGACGAGGCTGGCTACGGAGACGATGAAGTCAAACAGTCGATCTTCAACAGGCCTGGTCTAGGCGGTCTCATTTTCATGAAGAGGATGAGCCTGGAGACAGACGACGTTGCAACTGGGAACAATGAAAACCTCGGCTACCTCGTTCAGGGAGAGGAAGAATCCTCTGCCTTAGAGGGCAACCCTGACGCAGAGGTCCCATGGGAGCAGGACGACCTGGGTTTGGATGACGATGAGGAGGAAACATCTCCACTTGATGCATTCTTGTCATCCATCTCCTTGACCGAATTTGCCCTGGCGTTCACCAGAGAGCACCTGGACCTGGATGCGCTCATGCTCTGCTGCGACGAAGACCTGAAGAGCATACGCATCCAGTTGGGGCCTCGAAAGAAGATCCTGGAAGCTGTTGCGCGTCGCAAGAATGCGCTAGAGAGACCGGGTGCTATGGGAGACAGTTGCCTGTGA
- the slc25a17l gene encoding peroxisomal membrane protein PMP34 isoform X2: MSTNGSSPVGLLSYETLVHAVAGALGSVTAMTTFFPLDTAKSRLQVDESRKSKSTPVILAEIAQEEGVLALYRGWFPVISSLCCSNFVYFYTFNTLKRLTAVGPQQSRLGKDLLMGIISGAVNVILTTPMWVVNTRLKLQGAKFRNEDLHQTHYKGIFDAFSQIIASEGVETLWNGTLPSLILVLNPAVQFMFYESMKRRAGKGGRKISSVEIFLIGAVAKAIATTATYPLQTVQAILRFGQYKGDGKGGLMGSLANIFSLLLERIQKHGVLGLYKGLEAKLLQTVLTAALMFVVYEKITAATFKLMGLHRKLKQ, encoded by the exons ATGTCCACTAATGGAAGCTCACCGGTCGGCCTGCTGTCTTACGAGACTCTGGTCCACGCTGTGGCAGGTGCATTG GGCAGCGTGACAGCGATGACCACCTTTTTCCCTTTGGACACAGCTAAAAGTCGTCTACAGG ttgATGAAAGTAGAAAGTCCAAATCCACCCCAGTCATCCTGGCTGAGATAGCTCAGGAAGAAGGCGT ACTGGCTTTGTACAGAGGCTGGTTCCCGGTCATCTCCAGCCTCTGCTGCTCCAACTTTGTCTACTTCTACACTTTCAACACACTGAAGAGGCTGACGGCCGTAGGGCCACAGCAGTCGAGACTCGGCAAAGACCTGCTCATGGGCATCATATCAG GGGCTGTGAATGTGATACTTACCACGCCAATGTGGGTGGTCAACACTCGTCTGAAGCTCCAGGGGGCCAAATTTAGAAATGAGGACCTTCATCAGACGCACTACAAGGGCATTTTTG ATGCATTCTCCCAGATTATAGCGAGCGAGGGGGTGGAGACGCTGTGGAACGGCACACTGCCCTCACTCATCCTCGTcttaaacccagctgtgcagtTCATGTTCTATGAATCCATGAAGAGGAGGGCGGGGAAAGGAGGCAGGAAG ATATCATCTGTGGAGATCTTCCTGATCGGAGCTGTTGCCAAAGCCATCGCAACCACTGCCACATATCCACTGCAGACAGTTCAAGCCATACTCAGG TTTGGCCAGTACAAAGGTGATGGAAAGGGCGGCCTGATGGGAAGTCTGGCAAACATTTTCTCCTTGCTGTTGGAAAGAATTCA AAAGCACGGTGTTCTGGGGCTGTACAAAGGCCTGGAGGCCAAACTGCTTCAGACGGTGCTGACAGCTGCCCTTATGTTCGTCGTGTACGAGAAGATCACCGCCGCTACCTTCAAGCTCATGGGCCTGCACAGGAAGCTCAAGCAGTGA
- the anks4b gene encoding ankyrin repeat and SAM domain-containing protein 4B isoform X2 yields MSRYHKAAIDGYLDLLKEATRKDLNSPDEDGMTPTLLAAFHGHVDALQLICSRGGDPNRSDIWGNTPLHHAAANGHMNILSFLVSFDANLFALDNELHTAMDVAASRDRMECVRFLDVATSQQTNQNPKRVARLKKEANKEAEKRVKLCEKVKRRHQSKMDKMYRGADTAGSASEASDTSALSSVGSVTGVNEQFSKLIASEKSGSLTARLKGTLQKSLGRKEKDTLQRSTADSNVIFLKQEDAASENPQFLDVFNEQDERMLEDEDEAGYGDDEVKQSIFNRPGLGGLIFMKRMSLETDDVATGNNENLGYLVQGEEESSALEGNPDAEVPWEQDDLGLDDDEEETSPLDAFLSSISLTEFALAFTREHLDLDALMLCCDEDLKSIRIQLGPRKKILEAVARRKNALERPGAMGDSCL; encoded by the exons ATGTCTCGGTACCACAAGGCAGCCATAGACGGTTACCTGGACCTTTTGAAGGAGGCCACCAGGAAGGACCTGAATTCTCCGGACGAAGATGGCATGACGCCCACGCTGCTGGCTGCTTTTCATGGACATGTGGATGCGCTTCAGCTCATATGCAGCAGAGG GGGAGACCCCAACAGAAGTGACATCTGGGGAAACACGCCGCTGCACCACGCCGCCGCCAACGGCCACATGAACATCCTCAGCTTCCTCGTCAGTTTCGACGCCAACCTGTTCGCCCTGGACAACGAGCTGCACACGGCGATGGACGTGGCTGCCTCGCGGGACCGCATGGAATGTGTGCGCTTCCTGGACGTCGCCACCTCCCAGCAGACCAACCAGAACCCAAAAAGGGTTGCCAGGTTAAAGAAAGAGGCCAACAAAGAAGCGGAGAAACGGGTGAAACTTTGCGAGAAGGTGAAGAGGCGACACCAAAGCAAGATGGATAAGATGTACCGCGGGGCGGACACTGCTGGGTCTGCTTCAGAGGCCAGCGACACGTCGGCCTTGTCTAGCGTCGGCTCCGTGACTGGAGTCAACGAGCAGTTCTCCAAGCTTATCGCCTCCGAAAAATCCGGCTCACTGACAGCCAGGTTGAAAGGCACACTGCAAAAGAGCCTTGGCAGGAAAGAAAAGGACACTCTTCAGAGATCTACAGCAGATAGCAACGTCATTTTCCTCAAGCAGGAGGATGCGGCGTCAGAGAATCCGCAGTTTTTGGATGTTTTCAACGAGCAGGACGAGAGGATGCTGGAAGATGAAGACGAGGCTGGCTACGGAGACGATGAAGTCAAACAGTCGATCTTCAACAGGCCTGGTCTAGGCGGTCTCATTTTCATGAAGAGGATGAGCCTGGAGACAGACGACGTTGCAACTGGGAACAATGAAAACCTCGGCTACCTCGTTCAGGGAGAGGAAGAATCCTCTGCCTTAGAGGGCAACCCTGACGCAGAGGTCCCATGGGAGCAGGACGACCTGGGTTTGGATGACGATGAGGAGGAAACATCTCCACTTGATGCATTCTTGTCATCCATCTCCTTGACCGAATTTGCCCTGGCGTTCACCAGAGAGCACCTGGACCTGGATGCGCTCATGCTCTGCTGCGACGAAGACCTGAAGAGCATACGCATCCAGTTGGGGCCTCGAAAGAAGATCCTGGAAGCTGTTGCGCGTCGCAAGAATGCGCTAGAGAGACCGGGTGCTATGGGAGACAGTTGCCTGTGA
- the dxo gene encoding decapping and exoribonuclease protein isoform X1, with protein MNQHRSHNSSFQHQRQTCKRWRDDNEQNDRGHKFSKPNHQQHYSGPSARQTSPSTQTLSTSRELYERDFPLYKQPVEVGSFSLDSERRFFNDSRQMRYYSEPEKSPHFDLRDGYRDRYIKRDESVKEKLDHILRWILANKLKLTRKADASSSSGFDVDVVTWRGHLTKLLTTPYETREGWLLAVTRFKGTLYISEVETDAARRDRENRTGRHQEMMYWGYKFEQYICADKIDSSPDSSGVVNTNEAFCTVVQTRLSDHRLLFSGEVDCRDKDPDAPAPPACYVELKTSAEICTPKQRSNFHRFKLLKWWAQSFLPGVPRIVAGFRDDDGVVVSVETFHISKISRLIKAEDKCWRPTVCMNFCSDFLSFVKRVATEDNPHVVYLFCWNPRCDVTYTVHRDSPCSFLPDCDAAEQNQIKASAVAWQQSMWEKWSNVTLILKTSSGCAL; from the exons ATGAACCAGCACCGCTCCCACAATTCCAGCTTCCAGCACCAGCGGCAAACATGCAAGAGATGGAGAGATGATAATGAACAAAATGACAGAGGACATAAATTTTCCAAACCAAACCACCAGCAGCACTACTCGGGGCCATCAGCTCGGCAAACATCACCAAGCACTCAAACTTTGAGCACCAGCAGGGAGCTTTACGAAAGAGACTTCCCCCTGTATAAGCAGCCTGTTGAAGTGGGTTCCTTTTCCCTGGACTCCGAGCGCAGATTCTTCAATGACAGCAGGCAAATGCGGTACTATTCGGAACCTGAGAAAAGTCCACATTTTGACCTGAGGGATGGATATAGGGATCGTTATATAAAGAGGGACGAAAGTGTGAAGGAAAAGCTGGACCACATCCTCCGATGGATCTTGGCCAACAAACTGAAGCTCACGCGGAAGGCGGATGCGTCGTCTTCATC AGGTTTCGATGTCGATGTTGTGACGTGGCGAGGCCATTTGACCAAACTTCTGACCACACCGTATGAGACACGGGAGGGCTGGTTGCTGGCCGTCACCCGGTTCAAGGGGACCCTTTACATCAGCGAGGTGGAAACGGACGCCGCTCGCCGGGATCGAGAGAATCGCACTGGCAGGCACCAAGAGATGATGTACTGGGGGTACAAGTTTGAGCAGTATATATGCGCAG ACAAAATTGACAGCTCCCCTGATTCGAGTGGCGTGGTCAACACCAACGAGGCCTTCTGCACCGTGGTCCAAACTCGTCTCTCGGATCACAGGCTGCTCTTCTCCGGCGAGGTGGACTGCCGGGATAAAGATCCGGACGCTCCGGCTCCTCCCGCCTGCTATGTGGAGCTCAAGACGTCCGCAGAGATCTGTACCCCCAAACAACGAAGCAACTTTCATAG GTTTAAGCTGCTCAAGTGGTGGGCACAGTCCTTCCTCCCCGGAGTCCCTCGCATCGTGGCGGGCTTCCGGGATGATGACGGCGTTGTCGTCTCCGTGGAGACCTTTCACATCTCCAAGATTTCACGGCTCATTAAG GCCGAGGACAAGTGTTGGAGGCCAACAGTCTGCATGAACTTCTGCAGCGACTTCCTGTCTTTTGTCAAGCGTGTGGCGACCGAAGACAATCCTCA TGTGGTCTATCTGTTCTGCTGGAACCCTCGCTGTGACGTGACCTACACTGTCCACAGGGACTCACCTTGTTCTTTCCTGCCAGATTG TGATGCAGCAGAGCAAAATCAAATAAAGGCATCTGCTGTGGCGTGGCAACAGAGCATGTGGGAGAAATGGTCAAATGTCACACTCATTTTGAAGACTTCATCAGGCTGTGCACTGTAA